AGCCATCCGCAGCATAGCCTGCATTTAGCTCGTTGCAGTTTCCCACCCATTTGAGTCCGGATGGCACGATATGATCTAGAAGTGTCAAGTTGTAGTCACCGGGTACGCCGAAGATAGAGTCTACACCCAGTTGGCGCAGACGCTTGAACAGATATTGGGCGAGGGGTAGAGTTTCCCCTTCCATGGTTTATTTGTCAGAGTGAACTAGATTGTTACGTTACTTGCGTTGCTCTCTTCAGTACTGTACACATCTTCTCTTTTATATATGACAGAAGGAATTTCAATGGTCCTATACATCGATCGTAATCTAAGATTAGATACACCTTGCCGATATCCGAAAAGATGCATTTCGGCATTCGGCGATAGGAAAGGGGATGCCCGCAACCTCATGTCGACGGGGTGCCTAACGCCGAAAGCCGATGCTTCGGAGGCCTTGTCGGATGGCATGGCATCATTTGATGTACTTGAGATAGAAGTGTAGACATTGTTGATGAGAGTCATATGTTGATCTCCAGTACATAAATAAGAAAGCAAGTACGATGAAGAGGAACAATCCAAACAGCAACAAGCACTGTGAACATACACCTGCAACATGACTGTCCAAACGACCACCATGCAGCCAACAAAGCGCCAGCACAGCTCAGGCTCTCTTGACAGCTTTGATCCGATCATGGTAACTCCTGTGATTGGTAACGAGTTTGCCAAAGGAACCTGCAATATTGTTGACGATATCCTACACGCCCCCAATGCAGAGCAGCGTGTTCGTGACTTAGCCATTATGGGTGGGTATCACCAAGAATCTATCACTCAAGACCATGCTGACACTAGCAGTCGCCGAACGCGGtgttgttttcttccgtGCCCAAGATAATCTTACAAACGATTTACAAAAAGAGCTGATCCTACGCATGGGCGAGTTGACCGGTCGCCCGTCCACTCATGGCCTGCACATTCATCCCGTCACCAATGATGCACGCGAATTCGGTGACCCAGATCCTCAAATCAGCACTATCAACTCCGAAGGCCGTAAAACCCTCTATAAGGGATCCGACTACACCAAGATGGCGGCCGTCTGGCACAGCGACATCTCGTTTGAGAAAGCTCCCGCGGATTTTTCGAGTCTGCGACTGGTGCAGTTGCCCAAAACTGGGGGTGACACGCTTTGGGCCTCTGGTTATGAGATCTATGATCGCATCAGTAAGCCATACCGGGCGTTCCTGGAGACTTTGTCAGCCACACATGCAGGTGTCGGCTTTATGAGGTTGGCTCAGACGGGCAAGTTCCATTTGTATGAAAAGGAACGTGGAGCCCCCGTCAATGTTGGTGGGGACCTAACGGCTGTTCATCCGGTCGTAAGGACAAACCCGATTACAGGATGGAAATCGATTTTCCCTATCGGTAAGGCACAATCTCCGTGTTGTGTATGCGGATGCTGATAGAGTACCTAGGCTCTTTTCCTACGCAGATCGATGGGTTGACTCGCAGAGAGAGCGCCAGCATGCTGCAGTGGTTTCATGATATGATTACTCACGGACATGACCTTCAGGTCCGTTTCAAATGGAACAGCCCTAATGACATTGGTAGGTGTCTATGTACCCTATATTTTACACTGTGAACTGACTGGTCTAGCGATCTGGGACAATCGCAGCGTCTTTCATACCGCGACGGGCGACCATGAAGGATTCGGCCCACGAAGTGGTAACCGGGCTGTGGGAGTGGGCGAGGTTCCGTACTTTGATCCCAGTAGCAAATCGCGCAGAGAGGATTTGGGAATTGAAGGTGACCTTGCTCCCTGTCATTGGTAGCCTTCAAggtgttcttgttttctgaGCTGTTCAtgttatttattatatccaAATTCGCTATTGCTACGAACCTAAGCTATCCCAACCAAAGCCAAACACATCCAATGTAGGAAAATTAAGATTCTCGCCAGTCCAGAAGTCTTCTAAGGACATATCTGCGAATGGATTTTGTGCATTAAAAGAATCCTCTTGCTCTTGAGCCTCTAAAATGGCTGCACTTTGTAGACCGAGTGTACTCGCCATGGGATCCTTGGAATTTTCAAGGTTGGCGAAATGAGATCCCGATGATCCTTCTACGCCTGCTGCTGGCTGGTTAGATATACACAAGTTATGGGACGATGCGTCATCGACAAAGGCCATAGCTCGGTTGATCATATTCTCCAAGTCATCGCGGTATTTCCTAAAGCTGGATTTCCGCTCAGCCATGGCAAATATGGCGGATGAGCACGCACGGAGATCATTTGCCACACTCATCCTCCATAGTTGTGGAGATCGGAACAAGCAAAAGCTACAGCTATGATtaacttaataaaaattggATAGAGAAGACATTACGCACCACATTGTGAGTCCGGCAATATAAACCGAATTTGCTAAGAGGAAAGAGTACCCCGATAGGCCGTTTTGTTGCGAACGCTTGAACAATTGGCACATTTGCCCCGATGCGTGCAGGCAAGTTCTGATGAGGTCATCTTCTGGGTCGAGAATACTCAGAAATGGCTGCAGCAGCGCGCGAACACAATTATACCAATGCATTTGGATAAAGTCATTATCTTCTGGCTGTAAGGCAGGCAAGCCTCTCTTGTACTCCTCCAGCGAGGCCAACAATGGGGATATTTCCGGAATTAAATCAGGCATGTTTCTGTCCACGCGGTAAATTTTGGTATGAAGGCGGGACATGATCCGTTGCAAGTGCACTGTCGCAATAAACCGTCTGATGGTCGGTATATTTGTCCCATGCGCAATATCCGAAGATAAGTCACCCATGG
The sequence above is a segment of the Aspergillus flavus chromosome 4, complete sequence genome. Coding sequences within it:
- a CDS encoding tfdA family taurine dioxygenase, whose protein sequence is MTVQTTTMQPTKRQHSSGSLDSFDPIMVTPVIGNEFAKGTCNIVDDILHAPNAEQRVRDLAIMVAERGVVFFRAQDNLTNDLQKELILRMGELTGRPSTHGLHIHPVTNDAREFGDPDPQISTINSEGRKTLYKGSDYTKMAAVWHSDISFEKAPADFSSLRLVQLPKTGGDTLWASGYEIYDRISKPYRAFLETLSATHAGVGFMRLAQTGKFHLYEKERGAPVNVGGDLTAVHPVVRTNPITGWKSIFPIGSFPTQIDGLTRRESASMLQWFHDMITHGHDLQVRFKWNSPNDIAIWDNRSVFHTATGDHEGFGPRSGNRAVGVGEVPYFDPSSKSRREDLGIEGDLAPCHW